The sequence CGGAGCTCTTCTACCTGCTCCAAGAAGCGGTCCAGCCAGTAGAGGGCCCAGCGTTTGTTGGTGAGGAAGATATCCCGGCCCATCTCTGGGTTGCCCGAGGCCAGGCGGGTGGCATCGCGGAAGCCCCCGGAGGCCAGCCCGGCCAGCCGGGGCCACTCGGGGTGACGGGAAGCCGCGAGGGAGAGGGCGATGGAGAGGAAGAGGGGGAGGTGGCTTATCCCTCCCACCAGCCGGTCATGCTCCTCCGGGTCCTCCATCACCATGGGCCGGGCCCCCACCGATTGGGCCAGGGAGACCAGCTTTTCCAGCGCCCCTTCCGGTATGCCCCTGGCGGGGACAAGGACATAGGGAGCCCCCTGGAAGAGGTCCGCCGAGGCGGCCTCTATGCCCCAGGCCTCCTTCCCCGCCATGGGGTGGCCCCCCACAAAGGGGCCGGGGAGATGGGCTGAGGCCCAGGCCATGACCCGGGCCTTGGTGCTGGCAGTATCGGTGACCACCGCCCCCGGGAGAAGATGAGGGGCAATCCGAGCCATCAACCGGGGAAGGGCCTGGATGGGCGCGGCCAGGATGACCAGCCCCGCCCCCTCCACCGCCGCCTCGGGGCTTTCCCGGGCCAGGTCAATGGCCCCCCGCTCCTGGGCCAGGGCCAGGGTGCGGGGATGGAGGGCACACCCGGCGATGGGGCCCTCCCCGGCCCTCTTCAGGGCCAGGCCCAGGGACCCGCCGATGAGCCCCAGGCCAATAATAGCTATAGTCAAGGGCCTTTCCCCCTAAAAGATATCCCCGCCCAGATAGAGCCGGCTGAAGAAGTTGACCGCGGGCCCCAGGGCCCTCCAGAGAAAGCCTGTCCAGGTGGACAGGAGGATAAGCAGGATGAGAACAGGGGGGCCGTAGCTCTCATAGCGGGAAAGGCTAAGGGCTGTGCGGGGAGGCACGAGCCCCAGCAGCACATGAAAGCCGTCCAGGGGAGGGATGGGGATGAGATTGAAAAGGGACAGGATGATGTTGAAGACGAAGAGCATGACGAAGAGTGTAACGAAGAATTCGTTGTCCATGGGAAGATCAAGAAAGCGCAAGGGGATGGAGACAAGCCCTGCCGTAAGCAGCCCGGCCAGGGGCCCGGCGAAGGCCACCCTGGCCATCCCGGCCAGGGGCCGGCCCCTGAAATAGGCCAGGTTCACCGGGACGGGTTTGCCCCAGCCAAAGCCCACCAGGAAAAGGAGCAGGGTGCCCAGGGGGTCCAGGTGGGCCAGGGGGTTCAGGGTCAGCCTCCCCAGGCTCCTGGGGGTGGGGTCACCCTGCCGGTCGGCCGCCAGGGCGTGGCTGCCCTCGTGGACAGCGATTGCCACCGCCACCGCTACCACCCTTACGATAAGGAGGAGAAGGAAGCCTAGAGGATCGTAGCTAAGC comes from Chloroflexota bacterium and encodes:
- a CDS encoding prephenate dehydrogenase; protein product: MTIAIIGLGLIGGSLGLALKRAGEGPIAGCALHPRTLALAQERGAIDLARESPEAAVEGAGLVILAAPIQALPRLMARIAPHLLPGAVVTDTASTKARVMAWASAHLPGPFVGGHPMAGKEAWGIEAASADLFQGAPYVLVPARGIPEGALEKLVSLAQSVGARPMVMEDPEEHDRLVGGISHLPLFLSIALSLAASRHPEWPRLAGLASGGFRDATRLASGNPEMGRDIFLTNKRWALYWLDRFLEQVEELRVHLEQDSLEEALAQAREARERWLKERYG
- a CDS encoding site-2 protease family protein: MLFWNLDRLSYDPLGFLLLLIVRVVAVAVAIAVHEGSHALAADRQGDPTPRSLGRLTLNPLAHLDPLGTLLLFLVGFGWGKPVPVNLAYFRGRPLAGMARVAFAGPLAGLLTAGLVSIPLRFLDLPMDNEFFVTLFVMLFVFNIILSLFNLIPIPPLDGFHVLLGLVPPRTALSLSRYESYGPPVLILLILLSTWTGFLWRALGPAVNFFSRLYLGGDIF